One genomic window of bacterium includes the following:
- a CDS encoding sulfite exporter TauE/SafE family protein: MICYLNYKSAGQESKSNLIITKQGKYKMTKEPDQNLHSFRIEGMHCASCELWLEEAIKKIPVVKTVKAKLNSNEVRVWSTDNVSEAELLKQIQEAISLRSDEYKVFALNATVTETHKETFEPVARNYFSSFMFALIFTLLFLLLQKLDFINLSSSTISYPYIFLVGLVASISTCTATVGALVLSMSANFTKAKKSEKFAISTFHIGRLFGFFVLGGLFGLVGNFVSFSWEVEILLRIAIQVVLIVLGLNLLGVNFTKKFQPRLPKSLSRITFNLSEKSNIVVPFLLGITTFFLPCGFTQSMQLIALESKSFLEGSMIMLIFGLGTLPVLLLISKTSAMFGNSKFKDVFFKTAGFITIFMSIYGFYLSKNLFF, translated from the coding sequence ATGATTTGTTACTTAAACTATAAATCCGCAGGGCAAGAATCTAAAAGCAATTTAATTATTACAAAACAAGGCAAGTACAAAATGACCAAAGAGCCAGATCAAAATTTACATTCGTTCAGAATTGAGGGTATGCATTGTGCAAGTTGCGAACTTTGGCTTGAAGAAGCAATCAAAAAAATCCCAGTCGTAAAGACAGTTAAGGCAAAGTTAAACTCAAACGAAGTTCGAGTTTGGAGTACAGATAATGTCTCTGAAGCAGAGTTGCTAAAACAAATCCAAGAAGCTATTTCTTTGAGGTCAGATGAATACAAAGTTTTTGCATTGAATGCCACAGTGACTGAAACTCACAAAGAAACTTTTGAACCTGTAGCTAGAAATTACTTTAGTTCATTTATGTTTGCCCTTATCTTCACTCTTCTTTTTTTGTTGTTACAGAAGTTAGACTTTATCAACCTATCCAGCTCCACAATCAGTTATCCATACATCTTTTTAGTTGGCCTTGTTGCAAGCATATCAACTTGTACTGCCACAGTAGGTGCTTTGGTCTTATCTATGTCTGCAAATTTCACCAAAGCCAAAAAAAGTGAAAAATTTGCAATTTCCACTTTCCATATAGGAAGACTTTTCGGGTTCTTCGTTCTTGGAGGACTTTTCGGGTTAGTCGGTAACTTTGTTTCTTTTAGTTGGGAAGTTGAGATATTGCTTCGTATTGCCATTCAAGTTGTTTTGATAGTTCTAGGGCTTAATTTACTTGGAGTAAACTTCACAAAGAAATTTCAACCGCGATTGCCAAAATCATTATCAAGAATCACTTTCAATCTAAGCGAAAAGTCAAACATTGTAGTTCCATTTCTTCTTGGAATTACAACTTTCTTTTTACCTTGCGGGTTTACTCAAAGTATGCAACTTATTGCTTTGGAATCAAAGTCCTTTCTTGAAGGTAGTATGATTATGCTAATTTTTGGGTTAGGAACTTTACCTGTATTGCTTTTGATATCAAAAACCTCTGCAATGTTTGGAAATTCAAAGTTCAAAGATGTTTTTTTCAAAACTGCTGGATTTATAACCATATTTATGTCGATTTACGGATTCTACTTGTCAAAAAATTTATTTTTTTAA
- a CDS encoding UTP--glucose-1-phosphate uridylyltransferase — MNKIRKAVIPAAGLGTRFLPQTKASPKEMMPVIDKPIIQYVVEEIVSSGIEDIVIVTGANKRAIEDHFDAPSQELVNLLISSHKFDHLDNVTRIAELANFIYIRQKGKYGNGTPVLNAEHVIGNEPFAVLWGDEFIYSKPPRLAQMINVYEKYGGIIISGVEILEKENLRKYGIAEVRNLESNIYEILNIIEKPDPNLAPSNIATHGAYILPPEIFEALRDIAPGKGDEVWLVDAINLLHKKGVPLYTVVIENGKYFDTGDKFEYLKTITEFGLNNPEFGDMYREFLSKLIENF, encoded by the coding sequence ATGAACAAAATTAGAAAAGCAGTTATTCCTGCAGCAGGCTTAGGTACAAGATTTCTACCTCAAACAAAAGCATCTCCCAAAGAAATGATGCCTGTGATTGATAAACCAATTATTCAGTATGTGGTAGAAGAAATAGTGTCTTCGGGAATAGAAGATATAGTTATTGTGACTGGGGCCAATAAGCGAGCAATTGAAGATCATTTTGATGCTCCTTCACAAGAGCTTGTAAACTTGCTAATTAGTAGTCACAAATTTGACCATCTTGACAATGTAACTCGAATTGCAGAGCTTGCAAACTTCATATACATAAGGCAAAAGGGGAAATATGGAAATGGCACTCCAGTTTTGAATGCTGAACATGTCATTGGGAACGAACCTTTTGCAGTTCTTTGGGGAGATGAATTCATCTATTCAAAACCACCTAGGCTTGCTCAAATGATAAATGTATATGAAAAATACGGAGGCATTATCATCTCTGGAGTTGAAATTCTTGAGAAAGAAAACCTAAGAAAGTATGGAATTGCTGAAGTAAGAAACTTAGAAAGCAATATTTATGAAATACTAAACATAATCGAGAAACCAGATCCTAATTTGGCACCATCAAATATCGCTACTCATGGTGCATATATACTACCTCCAGAGATTTTTGAGGCACTAAGAGATATCGCACCAGGCAAAGGTGATGAGGTTTGGCTGGTTGATGCAATAAACTTACTCCACAAAAAAGGTGTGCCTTTGTATACTGTAGTTATTGAAAATGGGAAATACTTTGATACAGGCGATAAATTTGAATACCTAAAGACTATCACCGAATTTGGACTTAATAACCCTGAATTCGGTGATATGTATAGAGAATTCTTAAGTAAACTAATCGAGAATTTCTAA
- a CDS encoding bifunctional (p)ppGpp synthetase/guanosine-3',5'-bis(diphosphate) 3'-pyrophosphohydrolase: MVRVHVRPVLTEIISVTVMKNEIKIKLDTSTIFHFSELESLIQSSGLEYDLSAIQKAYLFAAEKHFGQTRMDGTPYVSHLLTVSKYLVELGMDTTSVIAGLLHDTVEDCGVLLDELELEFGIEIAYIVDGLTNVHNLEDRTKYDDLENFQKMILKSVDDIRIIIIKLCDKLHNLSNMSTYSEEKKIKSAENVKALWEPISEYLGLFLIKREYQDICFNILDKENYLKVQGEYDMYVEKHLTDAKNLQTDIVELLNEYKLEGFKVDFRVKSIGSFYDKVARKAGDKQVQNQFELVPDIFAYRILVHNVEMCYEVLSLISAKFKLKVEEYDDYIAKPKKSGYKSLHTVVLPKEDLQVEIQIKTYEMHDYNEYGPASHIAYKNGGKDYSWVRSLQDYTVIQKTETDSSSYKENVFKGKVFVFTPEYNVKVLSEGSVPIDFAYEVHTEVGDSYAGAKVNGKIVSADYTLKTGDIVEILTSKNRLAPSLDILKHARMSETKSRIRRARNRVNSLNHENL, translated from the coding sequence ATGGTTCGAGTCCATGTACGCCCAGTTCTTACAGAAATTATCTCAGTTACAGTTATGAAAAACGAAATAAAGATAAAGTTAGATACCTCTACTATTTTTCATTTTTCTGAATTAGAATCTTTGATTCAATCCTCAGGTTTAGAATATGACTTATCTGCAATACAGAAAGCCTATCTTTTTGCTGCTGAGAAGCACTTCGGCCAAACTAGAATGGATGGTACTCCCTATGTATCTCATTTACTTACTGTCTCAAAGTACTTGGTAGAATTGGGTATGGATACCACTTCAGTTATAGCTGGGTTACTTCATGACACTGTTGAAGATTGTGGCGTTTTGCTAGATGAGCTTGAATTGGAATTTGGTATAGAGATAGCCTATATTGTTGACGGTTTGACAAATGTGCACAATCTTGAAGATCGTACAAAGTATGACGATCTTGAGAATTTTCAAAAGATGATATTGAAGTCGGTTGATGATATTCGCATAATTATTATCAAATTATGTGACAAACTTCATAACTTATCAAATATGAGTACTTATAGTGAAGAAAAGAAAATAAAATCTGCTGAAAATGTCAAAGCTTTGTGGGAACCGATATCTGAATACTTAGGTCTGTTTTTGATAAAAAGAGAATATCAAGATATTTGTTTCAACATCTTAGACAAGGAAAATTACCTGAAGGTACAAGGTGAATATGATATGTATGTAGAAAAGCACTTAACTGATGCGAAAAACTTACAGACTGACATAGTCGAATTACTAAATGAATATAAACTTGAGGGTTTCAAAGTAGACTTCAGGGTTAAGTCTATAGGAAGTTTCTATGACAAGGTGGCAAGAAAAGCAGGAGACAAACAAGTGCAAAATCAATTTGAATTGGTTCCTGATATATTTGCTTATAGGATACTTGTTCATAATGTCGAGATGTGTTACGAGGTATTATCGCTCATTTCTGCTAAATTTAAACTGAAGGTAGAGGAGTATGATGATTATATAGCCAAGCCTAAGAAGAGCGGATACAAATCACTGCATACGGTTGTTCTACCAAAGGAGGATTTACAAGTTGAGATTCAAATCAAGACTTACGAAATGCATGATTACAATGAATATGGACCTGCTTCTCACATAGCTTATAAAAACGGAGGTAAAGATTATTCTTGGGTTCGCAGCTTACAAGACTATACCGTTATACAAAAAACGGAGACTGATTCTAGTAGCTATAAAGAAAATGTATTTAAGGGAAAAGTTTTTGTATTTACACCAGAATACAATGTAAAAGTCCTTAGTGAAGGTTCTGTCCCAATTGACTTTGCCTATGAAGTTCATACAGAGGTTGGGGACAGTTATGCAGGGGCTAAGGTGAATGGAAAGATAGTTTCTGCAGATTATACATTGAAAACAGGTGATATAGTCGAAATCTTGACAAGCAAAAACAGACTTGCTCCGAGTCTTGATATATTGAAACATGCCAGAATGTCTGAAACAAAATCGAGAATTAGAAGGGCAAGAAACAGAGTGAACAGTCTTAACCATGAAAATCTATAG
- a CDS encoding cupredoxin domain-containing protein: protein MFISAMLLVMLATFTLLSKDSVATTDSIGYSIVENEKQTLEIRAVGAGYEPKKIYAKSGIPGTIKFPPTTTFGCQNSVVIPELDASKVLSRTSDTEFEFAAQPAGKTVKGSCAMGMYDFEIVFN, encoded by the coding sequence ATGTTCATCTCAGCTATGCTCTTGGTAATGCTTGCAACATTCACACTTCTATCCAAAGATTCGGTTGCCACTACTGATTCAATTGGCTACTCAATTGTTGAGAACGAAAAACAAACCCTTGAAATTAGAGCCGTTGGAGCGGGATATGAACCAAAGAAGATATACGCTAAATCAGGGATCCCGGGCACGATAAAATTTCCACCAACTACAACTTTTGGGTGCCAGAATTCTGTTGTAATTCCTGAACTTGATGCATCAAAAGTACTTTCCAGAACTAGTGACACCGAGTTTGAGTTTGCAGCCCAACCTGCTGGCAAAACTGTCAAAGGAAGTTGTGCAATGGGTATGTATGATTTTGAGATTGTGTTCAATTAA
- a CDS encoding ATP-dependent DNA ligase — MKFSVFAQKLSKLEGMSSRTLISTEYSRLIGLCSSKEEVYMAVTMTTGRISPKYSSLEFNFAQKQLLKTLQHIYLDIEEKYKDVGDIGSAIETSRETGSIYGENLGQGTDLQSMFEELYTFASITGPGSNERKAKMLLRMLLREDNVSRKWITRIILGSMRLGLSEKGIIDAISIYLVGDKNCSESIEKAVGVRSDIAEIAALTYDWKSELSLEEIKANLSLLKVKLFTPVASKLVERVKDELEVIERMKVCFVQPKFDGLRIQAHFNVDRVEFYSRNMENNTAAYPDLVDALKSFAKLNGLESAIFDGEVVGYDQVSGKPLPFQDTSKRRRKSSNEERTSEIPVVYNVFDVLFENGVDMTASPIEERLLKLRSYSWTASILLTQTDKVSETESLRQLFDRYVRIEGQEGVIAKKLSTPYDPGTRNFDWVKLKRSADSNLNDSTDLLVLGYYLGKGKRAGIGIGGILCGTYDKDTQKFYTVCKVGTGFSDEQLRMYLVELDALVSAKQYNQENSEIAMSLQDGLVTVEPKIVVEIEADEITASELHSAKYSLRFPRIKNWNRDKSFEQVTTIKELKRMFEIRKGVV, encoded by the coding sequence ATGAAGTTTTCTGTTTTTGCACAAAAGCTATCTAAACTAGAAGGAATGTCTTCTAGAACTTTGATATCTACAGAGTATTCGAGGTTGATTGGTCTTTGTAGTTCAAAAGAAGAAGTTTATATGGCTGTTACAATGACTACAGGAAGAATTTCGCCAAAATATAGTTCATTGGAGTTCAACTTTGCGCAAAAGCAACTACTTAAAACTTTACAGCATATTTATTTAGATATCGAAGAAAAGTATAAAGATGTTGGTGATATAGGCTCAGCTATAGAAACTTCAAGAGAGACTGGAAGTATATATGGTGAAAATTTGGGGCAAGGAACGGATTTACAATCCATGTTTGAAGAGTTATATACTTTTGCGAGTATAACTGGGCCGGGTTCAAATGAGAGAAAGGCAAAAATGCTTCTTCGGATGCTATTAAGAGAAGATAATGTTAGCCGAAAATGGATTACGAGGATAATTTTAGGGAGTATGCGACTAGGGCTTTCGGAAAAGGGGATAATTGATGCCATTTCTATTTACCTGGTAGGTGATAAAAATTGCTCTGAATCTATCGAGAAAGCAGTAGGTGTCAGGTCTGATATTGCAGAGATCGCAGCTCTCACATATGACTGGAAATCGGAGTTGTCATTAGAGGAAATAAAAGCTAATTTATCGTTACTGAAAGTAAAACTATTTACTCCTGTAGCTTCAAAGCTCGTAGAAAGGGTTAAGGATGAGCTAGAAGTAATAGAGAGAATGAAGGTCTGTTTTGTGCAACCAAAGTTTGACGGTTTGAGAATACAAGCTCACTTCAATGTTGATAGAGTAGAATTTTACTCAAGAAACATGGAGAATAATACTGCTGCGTATCCAGATCTGGTAGATGCATTGAAAAGTTTCGCAAAACTAAATGGCTTGGAATCGGCAATCTTTGATGGAGAAGTTGTAGGTTATGATCAAGTCTCCGGTAAGCCACTGCCATTTCAAGATACTTCAAAGCGAAGACGTAAATCCAGTAATGAAGAGAGAACTTCGGAAATCCCGGTGGTATATAATGTTTTTGATGTTCTTTTTGAAAATGGGGTAGATATGACCGCAAGTCCAATAGAAGAAAGGCTCTTAAAATTAAGAAGTTATTCTTGGACAGCAAGTATTCTACTTACACAAACGGACAAAGTCTCTGAGACAGAAAGTTTACGACAACTATTTGACCGATACGTTCGGATAGAGGGACAAGAAGGAGTTATTGCCAAAAAGTTATCCACGCCCTATGATCCGGGCACTAGAAACTTTGATTGGGTGAAGTTAAAAAGATCTGCAGATTCAAATTTAAACGACTCTACGGACTTGTTGGTATTGGGATACTATTTAGGCAAGGGCAAAAGAGCAGGCATAGGAATTGGAGGTATTTTATGTGGAACTTATGACAAAGATACCCAAAAGTTCTATACGGTATGTAAAGTCGGAACTGGATTTAGTGACGAGCAATTGAGAATGTATCTAGTAGAACTAGACGCACTTGTTTCAGCCAAGCAATACAATCAAGAAAATTCTGAAATTGCTATGAGTTTACAAGATGGTCTTGTAACAGTAGAACCCAAAATAGTTGTCGAAATAGAAGCTGATGAAATAACTGCCTCAGAACTGCATAGTGCGAAATACTCTCTTAGATTTCCAAGGATCAAAAATTGGAATAGAGACAAGAGTTTTGAACAAGTAACAACAATAAAAGAGCTGAAAAGGATGTTTGAGATACGAAAGGGTGTAGTCTAA
- a CDS encoding zinc metallopeptidase: MPYNITYLLYTLPGLALALLAKYFLSSYYNTYSKVPTQTGLTGLDAGKIIISNENLPISSEVIPGELTDHYDSQRNIVRFSSGNAASSIAGIAIVAHELGHACQDRDKFGMMSIRTALVPATNIGSNLGFFLIILGLALQFSGLATLGLILFSLTFIFTLVTLPVEFNASKRGIDMIKKYNLLTPDEIPGAKKVLMAAAFTYVAATVTSLGQVLYYVMMLSGKSKD, translated from the coding sequence ATGCCTTACAACATAACCTATCTACTTTACACACTTCCAGGATTAGCTCTTGCATTACTAGCCAAATATTTTTTGTCAAGTTACTACAACACTTACTCAAAAGTTCCAACCCAAACTGGTTTGACTGGACTTGATGCAGGAAAAATAATTATTTCAAACGAAAATTTGCCAATTAGTTCAGAAGTTATACCTGGTGAACTGACAGATCATTATGATTCTCAAAGAAACATTGTTCGATTTAGCAGTGGCAATGCCGCATCCAGCATTGCTGGAATTGCAATAGTTGCTCATGAACTTGGTCACGCCTGCCAAGATCGTGACAAGTTCGGAATGATGAGTATAAGAACTGCGCTTGTTCCTGCTACAAATATCGGCAGTAATCTGGGCTTTTTTTTGATAATTTTGGGACTTGCACTGCAATTTTCAGGGCTTGCAACTTTAGGTCTGATTTTGTTTTCTTTGACCTTTATCTTCACGCTTGTTACATTGCCTGTAGAATTTAATGCATCAAAAAGAGGTATTGATATGATCAAGAAGTATAACTTGCTTACCCCAGACGAGATACCTGGAGCGAAAAAAGTTCTTATGGCAGCAGCTTTTACTTATGTCGCAGCAACCGTGACTTCTTTAGGTCAAGTGCTTTATTATGTAATGATGTTAAGTGGGAAAAGTAAAGATTAG